A genomic stretch from Halalkalibacillus sediminis includes:
- the priA gene encoding primosomal protein N', which translates to MRIANVVIDVAASSIDSLFDYEIPSSLEDVVKPGVRVIVPFGPRKVMGFVVSLSDQSEISKLREVESVLDYTPIFTEELIHLSKWMQETTLCFRISAMQAMLPAVFKATYEKEVWMLAEDEEFPEEWKNVSQGREVFPFQEVEESSVSPHQVTKLVQEELIDIKYNVQRKDQVKTVTYVEPAVEEYVLQEHLEQLSGNARKQREVLAFMTEHYEAVELKKLQNELNITKSPIQKLVSEKLLRFTKKEIYRDPFKNHVIEQSYPLNLTKKQQTVIEPIIQNINNNQHEMFLLHGVTGSGKTEIYLQSIQRVLEKGQEAIVLVPEISLTPQMVHRFKSRFGDEVAVLHSGLSKGEKYDEWRKIHRNEVRVVVGARSAIFAPFENLGIIIIDEEHENTYKQEDYPKYHARDVAKFRGTYHKCPVVLGSATPTLETYARALKGVYHLLSLDERINEQELPSIDVVDMRLELQKGNRTMFSDLLVEKIQERLERKEQIVLLLNRRGYSSFVMCRECGETIHCDNCDISMTYHQKKNQLKCHYCNDVKPMPQRCPKCESDAIRFFGTGTQKVEEALLQQFEQARVIRMDVDTTSRKGSHEKLLNEFGRGEADILLGTQMIAKGLDFENVTLVGVIAADAILHLPDFRASEKTFQLLTQVSGRAGRHELPGEVVVQSYTPDHYSIELASQYDFESFFKKEMQLRKRFSYPPYYFLALINISHDNHVQVVETAQEIAGILAEKLSQESLLMGPTPSPMLRIKNRYRYQCMIKYKRREEVDQALREVLEKFKKEINQNKIQITIDFEPYHFM; encoded by the coding sequence TTGAGGATTGCTAACGTAGTCATCGATGTTGCTGCTTCCTCCATCGACTCATTATTTGATTACGAGATTCCATCCTCACTTGAAGATGTCGTCAAGCCCGGAGTAAGGGTAATTGTGCCGTTCGGGCCAAGAAAAGTGATGGGGTTTGTCGTGTCATTATCTGACCAGAGTGAAATATCTAAATTAAGAGAAGTTGAATCTGTATTAGATTACACTCCTATTTTTACAGAAGAACTGATACATCTATCGAAGTGGATGCAGGAAACAACGTTATGTTTTCGGATTTCTGCTATGCAAGCGATGTTACCCGCGGTTTTCAAAGCGACTTATGAAAAAGAAGTGTGGATGTTGGCAGAAGATGAAGAGTTTCCCGAAGAGTGGAAGAATGTCTCTCAAGGGAGAGAAGTATTCCCTTTTCAGGAAGTGGAAGAGAGTTCGGTTTCTCCGCATCAAGTAACTAAACTCGTACAAGAAGAGTTAATAGATATAAAATACAACGTTCAGCGAAAAGATCAAGTGAAGACTGTTACATATGTAGAGCCGGCTGTTGAAGAGTATGTATTACAAGAGCATTTAGAACAACTTTCAGGAAATGCGAGAAAGCAGCGTGAAGTATTAGCTTTCATGACTGAACATTACGAAGCTGTAGAATTAAAGAAATTACAAAATGAACTCAATATCACTAAAAGTCCAATTCAAAAATTGGTCAGTGAAAAATTGTTACGCTTTACTAAAAAAGAAATCTACAGGGATCCATTTAAAAATCATGTAATCGAACAGAGTTATCCCTTGAATCTGACTAAAAAACAACAGACAGTCATAGAGCCAATCATTCAAAATATTAATAATAATCAACATGAGATGTTTTTGCTTCATGGAGTAACAGGGAGCGGAAAAACTGAAATCTATTTACAGTCCATTCAAAGAGTCCTAGAGAAAGGGCAGGAAGCGATTGTATTGGTTCCTGAAATTTCCCTTACTCCCCAAATGGTCCACCGGTTCAAATCAAGGTTTGGAGATGAAGTTGCAGTGCTTCATAGTGGGCTATCAAAGGGAGAGAAATATGATGAATGGCGGAAAATTCACCGTAACGAAGTCAGGGTTGTAGTCGGTGCACGTTCTGCGATTTTTGCACCATTTGAAAATCTTGGGATTATCATCATTGACGAGGAGCATGAAAATACCTATAAACAGGAAGACTATCCAAAGTACCATGCTAGAGATGTGGCAAAGTTTCGTGGTACATATCACAAGTGTCCAGTAGTCTTAGGAAGTGCAACTCCTACTTTAGAAACTTACGCCCGTGCATTGAAAGGTGTTTATCATTTATTAAGTCTAGATGAAAGAATTAATGAACAAGAGCTACCTTCAATCGATGTCGTTGATATGCGTTTAGAATTACAAAAAGGGAATCGCACGATGTTTTCCGATTTATTAGTGGAAAAAATTCAAGAACGCTTGGAGAGAAAAGAACAAATCGTTCTTCTCTTGAATCGAAGAGGGTATTCAAGTTTTGTAATGTGCCGTGAATGTGGTGAAACCATTCATTGTGATAATTGTGATATTTCTATGACGTATCACCAGAAGAAAAACCAATTAAAGTGTCACTACTGTAATGATGTTAAACCAATGCCTCAAAGATGCCCCAAGTGTGAAAGTGACGCGATCCGTTTCTTTGGTACAGGGACTCAGAAAGTGGAAGAGGCTTTGCTTCAGCAGTTTGAACAGGCAAGAGTCATTCGGATGGATGTCGATACGACGAGCCGAAAAGGATCCCACGAGAAATTACTGAATGAATTTGGTAGAGGCGAAGCGGACATATTACTAGGTACACAGATGATCGCAAAAGGACTGGACTTTGAAAATGTAACTCTAGTCGGAGTAATTGCGGCGGATGCCATTCTTCACCTCCCAGATTTTCGTGCTAGTGAAAAGACATTTCAATTACTGACCCAGGTCAGCGGAAGAGCTGGAAGACACGAACTGCCAGGAGAAGTAGTTGTACAATCCTATACACCTGATCACTATAGCATTGAGTTAGCTAGCCAATATGATTTCGAATCTTTCTTTAAGAAAGAGATGCAATTAAGAAAGAGATTCTCGTATCCTCCATATTATTTTCTGGCACTGATTAATATATCTCACGATAACCATGTACAGGTAGTTGAAACAGCCCAAGAGATTGCCGGAATACTAGCTGAGAAACTGTCACAAGAGAGTCTTTTGATGGGGCCTACACCGTCACCGATGTTACGTATAAAAAATCGCTATCGTTACCAATGCATGATAAAATACAAGCGTAGAGAAGAAGTGGATCAAGCACTTCGAGAGGTTTTAGAGAAATTCAAAAAAGAAATTAATCAAAATAAAATACAAATAACAATAGATTTTGAACCTTATCACTTTATGTAG
- the rsmB gene encoding 16S rRNA (cytosine(967)-C(5))-methyltransferase RsmB, whose protein sequence is MSKKNLREVALQLLQQVGEHGGYSHILINQAIQKNDLSNQDKGLLTEIVYGSLQRKLTLQFYLKPFVGNKKLDKWVQWLLYMSVYQMVYLDRVPDHAIINEAVQISKKKGHRGISGFVNGVLRNIQRKGVADFSTIEDPVERLSVETSHPAWMVERWVDQYGYEKTSEMCHSNIIQKQVSVRVQPLKLTRNQAMDILQSEGYEVSEAGLSPQGIHVDTGNVLNSSLFPNQITIQDETSMLVSEMMDLEENMKVLDACSAPGGKATHIAEKMKDSGEVLAYDLHAKKVKLVKDKAETLNLSNIQTNPYDSRKLQEVHSEETFDRILLDAPCSGLGVLRSKPDIKYHKNVSDIEQLSTIQNELLHSVLPLMKKDGKLVYSTCTVDHAENEWQIDKVLKEFPELEVDQSFFDQLPKECQSLDGLSEFGLQIFPQDFQADGFFITRLQWKY, encoded by the coding sequence ATGAGCAAGAAAAATTTACGTGAAGTCGCGTTGCAATTATTGCAACAAGTCGGTGAACATGGTGGCTATAGCCATATTTTAATCAATCAAGCAATCCAAAAAAATGATCTTTCAAACCAAGATAAAGGTCTACTAACAGAAATCGTATATGGTAGTTTACAAAGGAAGTTGACGCTGCAGTTCTATTTGAAGCCGTTCGTCGGAAACAAAAAACTTGATAAATGGGTGCAGTGGCTGCTTTACATGTCCGTATATCAGATGGTTTATTTAGACCGAGTGCCGGATCATGCGATTATTAATGAAGCGGTACAGATTTCGAAAAAGAAGGGCCACCGAGGTATATCTGGCTTTGTTAATGGTGTTCTCAGAAACATTCAACGAAAAGGTGTGGCAGATTTTTCTACGATAGAGGATCCCGTGGAAAGATTGTCAGTTGAAACGAGTCACCCAGCTTGGATGGTTGAGCGTTGGGTTGATCAGTATGGATATGAGAAAACAAGCGAAATGTGTCATTCCAACATTATTCAGAAACAAGTTTCGGTAAGAGTCCAACCACTTAAATTGACGCGAAATCAAGCAATGGATATATTACAAAGTGAAGGCTATGAAGTTTCTGAAGCGGGCTTATCGCCTCAAGGAATTCATGTCGACACTGGTAACGTACTTAATAGTAGTCTATTCCCTAATCAAATAACCATCCAGGATGAAACGTCTATGTTAGTTTCTGAGATGATGGATCTTGAAGAGAATATGAAAGTTTTAGATGCTTGCAGTGCACCTGGGGGTAAGGCTACTCACATCGCTGAAAAGATGAAAGATTCTGGCGAAGTATTAGCATATGATCTTCATGCAAAAAAAGTTAAATTAGTGAAAGATAAAGCAGAGACATTGAATCTTTCAAACATACAAACGAATCCATACGATAGCAGAAAGCTTCAAGAAGTTCATTCTGAAGAAACTTTCGATCGTATTCTACTCGATGCTCCATGCTCCGGTTTAGGGGTGCTAAGAAGTAAACCGGATATTAAGTATCATAAAAATGTATCTGATATTGAACAGTTATCGACTATTCAAAACGAACTACTTCATTCTGTTTTGCCGTTAATGAAAAAAGATGGGAAGTTGGTATATAGTACATGTACCGTGGACCATGCTGAAAATGAGTGGCAAATAGATAAGGTCCTTAAAGAATTTCCAGAACTAGAAGTAGACCAGAGCTTTTTCGATCAATTGCCTAAAGAATGTCAATCGCTTGATGGTCTGTCAGAATTCGGACTACAGATATTCCCTCAAGATTTTCAAGCGGATGGATTTTTCATCACACGTTTACAGTGGAAATATTAA
- a CDS encoding YicC/YloC family endoribonuclease, with product MVKSMTGFGSASGKFEETTVTIEIKTINHRFLDYSLKMPRDLMQLEDSIRKRIQEVCSRGRVEFYVNISGEPLRSRTLKVDWDLLQQYSDRMEEISDHTPIQGELEMKDLLNIEGLFLMEEATDINEEFKNFFIRLVDEALSIVSSMRSREGESLEVDVKSRLTSILESAEYLKQRSPEFQQNFQDKVTARIEESLNDTSKDEVRIIQEVALLAEKGDITEEITRIISHVKQFEETLDLEEPIGRKLDFISQELLREANTIGSKSNDVSISKVVVDLKSEIEKIKEQVQNIE from the coding sequence ATGGTTAAAAGTATGACAGGCTTCGGAAGTGCTTCAGGTAAATTCGAGGAAACGACGGTTACGATTGAAATCAAAACCATCAATCATCGTTTTCTAGACTATTCACTAAAAATGCCCCGAGATTTGATGCAATTAGAGGATTCAATCAGAAAGCGAATCCAAGAAGTTTGTTCTCGTGGGAGAGTAGAATTCTATGTAAACATTTCTGGAGAACCTCTACGATCTAGAACGTTGAAAGTTGACTGGGACTTGCTGCAACAGTACTCTGATCGTATGGAAGAAATATCGGATCATACTCCTATTCAGGGAGAACTTGAAATGAAAGATCTTCTTAATATAGAAGGTTTGTTCCTAATGGAAGAAGCTACAGATATCAATGAAGAGTTTAAGAATTTCTTTATCCGATTAGTAGATGAAGCCTTATCTATTGTAAGTAGTATGAGAAGCAGGGAAGGTGAATCTCTAGAAGTAGATGTGAAGTCTAGGCTTACTTCAATTTTAGAATCGGCTGAATACTTGAAACAAAGAAGCCCTGAGTTCCAGCAGAACTTCCAAGATAAAGTGACTGCTCGTATTGAAGAATCACTTAATGATACTTCAAAAGATGAAGTTAGAATCATTCAGGAAGTTGCATTGTTGGCTGAAAAAGGGGATATCACTGAAGAGATCACCAGAATCATTTCTCATGTAAAACAGTTTGAAGAAACTCTAGATTTGGAAGAGCCTATCGGCCGAAAACTAGATTTCATTAGCCAAGAGTTATTGAGAGAAGCGAATACAATAGGGTCTAAATCTAATGATGTCTCAATCAGTAAGGTAGTCGTCGATTTGAAGAGCGAGATTGAGAAAATTAAAGAACAAGTACAAAATATTGAATAA
- the rpoZ gene encoding DNA-directed RNA polymerase subunit omega, producing the protein MLEPSVDNLLTKINSKYSLVIISAKRAREMESKDESLVENPKSDKFVGVALEEIMDERLTLQKSE; encoded by the coding sequence ATTCTAGAACCATCTGTTGATAATCTATTGACGAAGATCAATTCTAAGTATTCGCTCGTGATCATTTCTGCAAAGCGTGCGAGAGAAATGGAAAGCAAAGACGAATCTCTTGTCGAAAACCCGAAATCAGATAAATTTGTTGGGGTTGCTTTAGAAGAGATCATGGATGAGAGACTGACTCTACAAAAGAGTGAATAA
- a CDS encoding Stp1/IreP family PP2C-type Ser/Thr phosphatase: MEVYLSSDKGKVRKLNEDAAGVFYNQNDHLLVVLADGMGGHQAGDVASQLVIQSLEQSWENTGEFESLVELEEWLKEAIGSANQMIIDYSEEHPECAGMGTTVVAATIYGDDVVSCHVGDSRLYHLDDSEIYQITEDHSYVYELVKSGEISEEEAEDHPKKNILLQALGTEQDVKIDINTFKWSTNDSLIICTDGLTNKLSSKDLYEIARSEMDIEEVVTQMVSSANDRGGEDNITVAYLKNVAPEEGEASC; encoded by the coding sequence ATGGAAGTATATTTATCTTCAGATAAAGGAAAAGTGAGAAAACTGAATGAAGATGCTGCAGGTGTTTTTTATAATCAAAACGATCACTTGCTTGTTGTACTTGCAGACGGTATGGGAGGTCATCAAGCTGGTGACGTAGCTAGTCAACTTGTTATTCAAAGCCTGGAGCAGTCTTGGGAAAACACCGGAGAATTCGAATCACTCGTTGAACTTGAAGAGTGGTTGAAAGAAGCTATCGGTTCTGCCAACCAGATGATCATTGATTATTCTGAGGAACACCCTGAGTGTGCTGGGATGGGCACGACTGTAGTGGCTGCTACTATATACGGGGATGATGTGGTTTCATGTCATGTAGGTGATAGTCGTTTATATCATTTAGATGATTCAGAGATTTATCAAATAACAGAAGACCACTCCTACGTATATGAACTGGTTAAAAGCGGTGAAATATCAGAAGAAGAAGCAGAGGATCATCCTAAAAAAAATATTCTCTTACAAGCTCTAGGAACAGAGCAAGATGTTAAGATCGACATCAATACTTTCAAGTGGTCTACTAACGATTCACTCATTATTTGCACAGATGGTCTGACAAACAAATTAAGTTCAAAGGACCTTTATGAAATCGCTAGAAGTGAAATGGATATTGAAGAGGTAGTCACTCAAATGGTTTCAAGTGCAAACGATCGTGGTGGGGAAGATAACATTACTGTGGCCTATTTGAAAAATGTCGCACCTGAAGAAGGTGAAGCTTCATGTTAA
- the coaBC gene encoding bifunctional phosphopantothenoylcysteine decarboxylase/phosphopantothenate--cysteine ligase CoaBC, protein MLKGKKVLLGVSGGIAAYKACSLTSKLVQQGAEVRVIMTEGATEFVQPLTFQALSRNPVFTDAFDEKNPDKIAHIDLADWADLVILAPATAHLLGRLANGLADDMLTTTLLATTAPVYIAPAMNVHMYEHPSVIENLKTLDNYGYRFIEPGDGYLACGYVGKGRLEEPENIIEVIIQNQQDENKLKGKKVLITAGPTRETVDPVRFFSNRSSGKMGFALAEVAHRWGAEVTLIAGPVVIDPPSGINYVSVTTAQEMYEAVMNHKNDQDIIIKAAAVADYRPKQTHEHKMKKHEGNLVVEMERTNDILKELGEQKQQEYLVGFAAETKDIEYYGNKKLEKKNLDAIVMNDVSSTSTGFQSDENEVIVLTKRGLKEAIPQSSKAKISERLFEIFIEEKQGEKS, encoded by the coding sequence ATGCTAAAAGGTAAAAAGGTCTTACTCGGAGTATCAGGTGGAATAGCAGCATACAAGGCATGCTCACTAACAAGTAAGCTGGTTCAGCAGGGGGCTGAAGTTCGAGTGATCATGACAGAAGGCGCAACTGAGTTCGTCCAACCACTCACTTTTCAAGCCTTGTCTCGAAACCCTGTGTTCACAGATGCTTTTGATGAAAAAAATCCTGACAAAATAGCTCATATCGATCTAGCTGATTGGGCAGATCTCGTTATATTAGCGCCTGCCACAGCTCACTTATTAGGGCGCCTTGCTAATGGACTAGCAGATGATATGTTGACGACAACATTACTTGCTACCACAGCACCTGTCTACATTGCACCAGCCATGAACGTGCATATGTACGAACATCCATCAGTGATAGAAAATTTAAAGACCCTAGATAATTACGGCTATCGCTTTATAGAACCAGGTGATGGCTATTTAGCATGTGGTTATGTAGGGAAGGGTCGTCTAGAGGAGCCTGAAAATATTATTGAAGTCATCATTCAGAATCAACAAGATGAAAATAAACTGAAAGGTAAGAAAGTCCTCATAACAGCTGGCCCAACGAGAGAAACCGTTGATCCAGTGCGCTTTTTCTCCAATCGTTCGTCAGGGAAGATGGGCTTTGCATTAGCTGAGGTAGCACATCGTTGGGGAGCAGAAGTAACTTTGATTGCTGGACCGGTTGTAATCGATCCACCAAGTGGAATCAATTATGTCTCAGTGACGACTGCACAGGAAATGTATGAAGCAGTGATGAACCATAAAAATGATCAGGATATCATCATAAAAGCTGCAGCTGTAGCGGATTATCGCCCGAAACAAACTCATGAACATAAAATGAAAAAGCATGAAGGAAATCTAGTGGTTGAAATGGAAAGAACGAACGATATCCTGAAAGAGCTAGGTGAACAAAAACAACAAGAATACCTTGTCGGTTTTGCTGCTGAGACGAAGGACATTGAATATTACGGCAATAAAAAATTAGAAAAGAAGAATCTTGATGCAATCGTCATGAATGATGTTAGCTCTACTTCTACTGGATTCCAGTCTGATGAAAATGAAGTAATTGTATTGACCAAGAGAGGTTTAAAAGAAGCAATCCCACAATCTTCAAAGGCTAAAATTTCTGAAAGGTTATTCGAGATTTTCATTGAAGAAAAGCAGGGTGAGAAAAGTTGA
- the fmt gene encoding methionyl-tRNA formyltransferase, with protein sequence MSKRIIFMGTPDFSVPILENLIESPYEVVAVVTQPDRPKGRKRVLTPPPVKSCAEEHHIPVLQPEKVRVEYEDILSYEPDLIVTAAYGQILPKELLDSPPFGCINVHASLLPEYRGGAPIHHAIIDGKEETGITIMYMVEALDAGAMIEQRSIKIEESDHVGSLHDKLSDIGAQLLLETLPPLFEGELTPIEQNDEEATFASNIKREKEHIEWEKSQKEIYNQVRGLHPWPVAFTTYQGKSLKVWWAEKVNRSTDEVPGTIIEVEENGPLVATGDGKAIQITDLQVSGKKRMKAEDFLRGSSDYFAVGDKLG encoded by the coding sequence ATGAGTAAACGAATAATTTTTATGGGGACTCCTGACTTCAGTGTACCTATTCTAGAGAACTTAATAGAATCACCATACGAGGTTGTTGCCGTAGTGACACAACCTGATCGTCCTAAAGGGAGAAAAAGGGTACTAACCCCTCCGCCGGTAAAATCGTGTGCTGAAGAGCATCATATACCTGTGCTACAACCGGAAAAAGTAAGAGTCGAGTATGAAGATATTTTATCCTATGAACCTGATTTGATAGTGACTGCGGCCTATGGGCAGATCTTACCGAAAGAATTATTAGACTCCCCTCCATTTGGCTGCATAAACGTACATGCTTCCTTATTACCTGAATACAGAGGTGGAGCACCAATCCATCATGCAATCATTGATGGAAAAGAAGAAACAGGTATAACGATCATGTACATGGTTGAAGCATTGGATGCAGGTGCCATGATTGAGCAGCGATCTATAAAAATCGAGGAATCAGACCACGTCGGAAGTTTACATGACAAACTTTCAGATATTGGAGCCCAGCTATTATTAGAGACACTTCCTCCTTTATTTGAAGGGGAGTTGACCCCAATTGAACAAAATGATGAGGAAGCGACTTTTGCTTCTAATATTAAGCGTGAAAAAGAACATATTGAATGGGAAAAATCACAGAAAGAAATATATAACCAAGTCCGGGGGCTACACCCTTGGCCGGTCGCTTTCACTACTTACCAAGGGAAGTCTTTGAAAGTTTGGTGGGCGGAAAAAGTGAACCGTTCAACTGATGAAGTTCCAGGAACTATTATTGAAGTTGAAGAAAATGGTCCATTGGTTGCAACAGGTGATGGCAAGGCCATTCAGATTACGGACTTACAAGTGTCTGGGAAAAAACGTATGAAAGCAGAAGACTTCTTAAGAGGTTCCAGTGATTATTTTGCTGTAGGAGATAAGTTAGGATGA
- the gmk gene encoding guanylate kinase — MKDERGILFILSGPSGVGKGTVRKSLFEKDPALEYSISVTTREPREGERNGIDYFFKKREEVQKMIEADELIEYAEYVGNYYGTPKEYVEKTLDEGKDVFLEIEVQGAMKVRENFPEGVFIFLFPPSLEVLKNRIINRGTETEDLVLNRLKEAQKEIDMMDAYDYVVVNDEVEKAVARIQSIVVSEHCKRERVAKQYQKALGSERI, encoded by the coding sequence TTGAAGGACGAAAGAGGAATCCTTTTTATCCTATCCGGACCTTCGGGTGTAGGTAAAGGGACAGTACGTAAATCATTATTTGAAAAAGACCCAGCCTTGGAATACTCGATCTCAGTTACTACTAGAGAACCTCGTGAAGGCGAGAGAAATGGCATCGATTATTTCTTCAAAAAGAGAGAAGAAGTACAAAAAATGATTGAAGCCGACGAGTTAATTGAGTATGCTGAGTATGTGGGTAATTATTATGGCACACCAAAAGAGTATGTCGAAAAAACTTTAGATGAAGGAAAAGACGTATTTCTAGAGATAGAAGTACAAGGCGCGATGAAAGTGCGTGAGAATTTTCCTGAAGGAGTTTTCATATTCTTATTCCCACCTAGTTTAGAGGTATTGAAAAATCGAATCATCAACCGAGGAACTGAAACAGAGGACTTAGTACTTAACCGTTTAAAAGAAGCACAAAAGGAAATAGATATGATGGATGCTTATGACTATGTCGTGGTAAATGATGAGGTTGAGAAAGCAGTAGCCAGAATCCAATCGATTGTCGTAAGTGAGCATTGTAAGCGAGAACGTGTTGCTAAGCAATATCAAAAAGCGTTAGGGAGTGAACGTATATGA
- the pknB gene encoding Stk1 family PASTA domain-containing Ser/Thr kinase: MLNGKMLNERYEVLHSIGGGGMSNVYLARDIILDRDVAIKVLKMEYSNDHEFIKRFRREAESAISLSNDHIVSIYDVGEEDDNIYYIVMEYVEGLTLKQHINNKGHLTVHESVHILRQLTDAIAHAHHNGIIHRDIKPQNILIDQDGTVKITDFGIAMALSATSLTQTNNVLGSVHYLSPEQARGGTATRKSDIYSLGIVLYEMLTGQLPFSGESAVSIALKHMQTETPFVKSFHPDLPQSVENMVLKATSKNPLNRYASIEEMQEDLDTLLDPSRRDEERFVAPVEEGEETKAMPVISDKTGYTNHTADETVVMNKVKSEDRPPKKKNKWLIFLLSFSALLAIGVIVALFVLPSMFMPDDVTIPDVEGSSYEEAVNELSDLNLDVERESVFSDEVEEGLVVRTSPSGGSTVKEESTVTLYTSLGQEKIEFPDYVGDDFEETKRYLEANGYMEVISYGRESERPEGEILSQIQPEPGEEILPEDTRVIFDVSTGPPTVSLQSLEGWTLEDAQNYVSENELTLVTEEEFSEEVREGRIIRQNPRPNTEMDQGDEVEVVVSKGPDLQPVTEEVTFTVEYEAPEPPPENENAEEGENNKKEQEEGQEVQIFIGDSNRNINDLHYEETIYESTTYTIKLNIAPEEEGQYRVLVDGEIYEEDTIPYEQAREE; this comes from the coding sequence ATGTTAAACGGGAAAATGTTGAATGAACGTTATGAAGTGCTGCATTCCATAGGTGGCGGTGGTATGTCAAATGTATATTTGGCAAGGGACATCATCCTTGATCGTGATGTAGCCATCAAAGTATTGAAAATGGAATATTCCAATGATCATGAGTTCATCAAACGATTCAGAAGAGAAGCCGAATCTGCAATCAGTTTATCTAATGATCACATTGTGAGCATATACGATGTCGGTGAAGAAGATGACAATATCTACTATATCGTGATGGAGTATGTGGAAGGTTTAACTTTAAAACAACACATAAACAATAAAGGCCATTTGACCGTTCATGAGTCTGTACATATCTTAAGACAGTTGACTGATGCAATCGCACACGCTCATCACAACGGAATTATCCATCGCGATATCAAACCTCAGAACATACTGATTGATCAAGATGGAACTGTCAAAATCACAGACTTTGGGATTGCGATGGCTCTAAGTGCTACATCTTTGACTCAAACCAATAATGTATTAGGTTCAGTACATTATTTGTCACCTGAGCAAGCAAGGGGTGGAACAGCTACCCGAAAGTCTGACATATACTCGTTAGGCATTGTTTTGTATGAGATGCTGACGGGTCAATTACCTTTTTCTGGAGAATCAGCGGTTTCCATTGCATTGAAACATATGCAGACAGAAACCCCATTTGTAAAAAGCTTTCACCCTGATTTACCTCAAAGTGTAGAAAACATGGTACTGAAAGCTACATCTAAAAACCCACTTAATCGATATGCCTCGATTGAAGAAATGCAAGAGGATTTAGATACACTACTCGACCCTTCTCGTAGAGATGAAGAAAGGTTCGTAGCACCAGTGGAAGAAGGGGAAGAGACAAAAGCAATGCCGGTCATATCTGATAAGACTGGTTATACCAACCATACAGCAGATGAAACCGTGGTTATGAATAAAGTAAAATCAGAAGATCGTCCTCCCAAAAAGAAAAATAAGTGGCTGATTTTCCTTTTGTCTTTTTCAGCACTGTTGGCTATCGGGGTAATTGTAGCTCTGTTTGTACTGCCTTCCATGTTCATGCCTGATGATGTAACTATTCCAGATGTAGAAGGTTCCAGTTATGAGGAAGCAGTCAATGAATTAAGTGATCTTAACCTGGACGTAGAAAGAGAGTCTGTTTTTTCAGATGAAGTAGAAGAAGGGTTGGTAGTGCGTACATCACCATCTGGTGGTTCAACCGTTAAAGAAGAATCAACGGTCACATTATACACAAGCTTAGGGCAAGAAAAGATTGAGTTTCCTGATTATGTAGGAGATGATTTTGAAGAAACCAAAAGGTATTTAGAGGCGAACGGATATATGGAAGTCATTTCATATGGAAGAGAATCTGAACGACCAGAAGGTGAAATTTTGAGTCAAATTCAGCCAGAACCTGGGGAAGAAATTTTACCAGAAGATACACGGGTTATTTTTGACGTTAGTACTGGACCACCGACTGTCAGTTTACAATCATTAGAAGGATGGACGCTTGAAGATGCTCAGAACTATGTCAGTGAAAATGAGCTTACACTTGTAACTGAAGAAGAGTTTTCAGAGGAAGTACGTGAAGGTCGAATTATTCGTCAAAATCCTAGGCCTAACACAGAAATGGACCAAGGTGACGAAGTAGAAGTAGTTGTATCCAAAGGTCCAGATTTACAACCAGTAACTGAAGAAGTTACTTTTACAGTTGAGTACGAGGCTCCTGAACCTCCTCCGGAAAATGAGAATGCGGAAGAAGGAGAGAATAACAAGAAAGAACAAGAAGAAGGTCAAGAAGTGCAAATCTTTATTGGTGATAGCAACAGAAACATCAATGACCTTCATTACGAAGAAACGATATACGAAAGCACAACTTATACTATTAAGTTGAACATTGCACCTGAAGAAGAAGGTCAATATCGTGTCCTTGTGGATGGCGAAATTTATGAAGAAGATACAATCCCTTATGAACAAGCAAGAGAGGAGTAA
- the remA gene encoding extracellular matrix/biofilm regulator RemA: MNLKLINIGFGNVVSANRIISIVSPESAPIKRIITVARDTNKLVDATYGRRTRAVIVTDSDHVILSAVQPETVGQRVVNEDMNIDN; this comes from the coding sequence ATGAACTTAAAACTAATTAATATTGGATTTGGGAACGTCGTATCAGCAAATCGCATCATTTCCATCGTATCTCCTGAGTCTGCCCCAATTAAACGTATTATAACTGTTGCACGTGATACTAATAAATTGGTAGATGCTACATATGGAAGAAGAACACGTGCAGTGATTGTGACAGATAGTGACCATGTCATCTTGTCTGCTGTTCAACCAGAAACAGTCGGTCAACGTGTCGTTAATGAAGATATGAACATCGATAACTAG